Proteins encoded by one window of Lactobacillus sp. ESL0684:
- a CDS encoding ribonuclease J, which translates to MRIKNNEVAVFAIGGLHEIGKNMYCVQYQDEIVIMDCGIKFPEDDLLGINYVISDYSYLVKNRKKIKALVVSHGHEDHIGGIPFLLEKIPEIPVYATPFALSLIKGKLEEHGLLRTTELHEEHEDTVLKFKKLSVEFFRTTHSIPDTLGIAVHTPLGAVVFTGDFKFDLTPVMNQPAPDFQKMAKLGSEGVLALLSDSTNAEVSQFTKSERFVAKSLHDIITGIHGRIIFATFASNLYRVSTAIQAAIDTGRKVAIFGRSMENGVQNGIDLGYLNVPEGLIVDANEINHTPPDQVMILCTGSQGEPLAALSRIANGTHRQISLQPDDTVIFSSNPIPGNTLSVNHLINKLMEGGANVVHGRVNNIHTSGHGGQEELKMMVRLTHPQYMIPVHGEYRMQVVHTELAQAAGVPADHTFVLDNGEVLCFGPDGSRIAGRIPAGDVYVDTSGTADVGNVVVHDRQILSEDGLVVAVATVDYKHKRVLAGPDVLSRGFVYMRESTDLISQAQKHIYHIIKTEMDKTDHPKDSVIRKAIVENLSDFLYSRTKRRPMILPMIVEKK; encoded by the coding sequence GTGCGTATTAAAAATAACGAAGTAGCTGTTTTTGCAATCGGGGGGTTGCATGAAATTGGCAAAAATATGTATTGTGTGCAGTACCAAGATGAGATTGTCATTATGGACTGCGGCATCAAGTTTCCTGAAGATGATCTATTAGGCATCAATTACGTTATCTCAGACTATTCATACCTAGTTAAGAATCGCAAGAAAATTAAGGCACTAGTCGTTAGCCACGGTCACGAAGACCATATCGGTGGTATTCCCTTCTTACTTGAAAAGATTCCTGAAATTCCGGTATATGCAACGCCATTTGCACTATCGCTTATTAAAGGTAAACTTGAAGAACACGGATTACTCAGAACGACCGAATTACATGAAGAACATGAAGATACCGTTTTAAAATTTAAAAAGTTATCTGTTGAATTTTTTAGAACTACTCACTCTATCCCTGATACTCTAGGTATTGCCGTCCATACTCCACTGGGTGCTGTAGTGTTTACTGGTGATTTTAAATTTGATTTAACTCCAGTAATGAATCAGCCTGCACCAGATTTTCAGAAAATGGCTAAGCTAGGTAGCGAAGGCGTTTTAGCATTATTATCTGACTCAACAAATGCTGAAGTCAGTCAGTTCACTAAATCTGAACGTTTTGTAGCTAAATCACTCCATGATATTATCACGGGAATTCATGGACGAATTATCTTTGCGACTTTCGCTTCTAATCTTTACCGAGTATCAACCGCTATTCAAGCAGCGATTGATACTGGTAGAAAAGTGGCTATTTTTGGTCGTAGCATGGAAAATGGTGTCCAAAACGGTATTGATCTGGGTTATCTAAATGTTCCCGAAGGATTAATTGTTGATGCCAACGAAATTAACCACACACCACCTGACCAAGTCATGATTCTGTGTACTGGTTCTCAAGGCGAGCCACTTGCCGCATTATCACGAATTGCCAATGGTACTCATCGGCAGATCAGTCTGCAACCAGATGATACAGTCATCTTTTCATCTAACCCAATTCCTGGGAATACGCTTAGCGTTAATCACCTCATTAATAAACTAATGGAAGGTGGCGCCAACGTAGTCCACGGTCGTGTTAATAACATTCATACTTCTGGTCACGGTGGTCAAGAAGAACTCAAAATGATGGTTCGCTTAACTCACCCGCAATATATGATTCCAGTCCATGGAGAATACAGGATGCAAGTAGTTCATACTGAATTGGCTCAAGCGGCTGGCGTTCCTGCTGATCACACTTTTGTCTTAGATAATGGTGAGGTCTTGTGTTTCGGTCCAGACGGATCCAGGATTGCTGGACGAATTCCTGCAGGTGATGTCTACGTTGACACTTCAGGAACTGCTGATGTTGGTAACGTCGTAGTCCATGATCGTCAGATTTTATCTGAGGATGGCTTAGTAGTAGCGGTAGCAACCGTTGATTACAAACATAAACGAGTATTGGCAGGACCTGATGTCCTAAGTCGTGGTTTTGTTTATATGCGCGAATCGACAGATTTGATTAGCCAAGCGCAAAAGCACATCTATCACATTATTAAAACTGAAATGGATAAAACCGATCATCCTAAAGATAGTGTTATTCGCAAGGCGATCGTAGAAAATCTCTCCGACTTTTTATATTCGCGAACCAAACGTAGACCAATGATTTTACCAATGATTGTTGAAAAGAAATAA
- a CDS encoding DNA-dependent RNA polymerase subunit epsilon has product MIYKVLYQKDKIVNPRREATQTLYLEADNLVTARTLVEDNTPYNIELIQELTGNSLTYEKENANFKLTSFESKK; this is encoded by the coding sequence ATGATCTACAAAGTTTTGTATCAAAAAGACAAGATTGTCAATCCTAGAAGAGAAGCCACTCAGACTCTTTATCTAGAAGCAGATAATCTAGTTACAGCAAGAACCTTGGTTGAGGACAATACCCCCTATAACATTGAACTCATTCAAGAATTGACCGGCAACTCACTAACATATGAAAAAGAGAACGCTAACTTTAAATTGACGTCCTTTGAAAGCAAGAAGTAA
- a CDS encoding YegS/Rv2252/BmrU family lipid kinase — protein sequence MKIHLLVNESAGNGHAKKIFDQTVLLLIDQDIAFSFEKSNYAGELITLAEAYGNLTHSDNEYLIVIGGDGSLNEVLNGIKRSSQPNLPFAYLPAGTGNDFGRAANLTNQPKTLLKQLKKRPTPTLMDCGAFKIINRSQQTYYFANNLGIGFDAYVNHYSNHSNLKKLLNTLKQGKLSYISYILKAVSKQDTFQVDVQSKSHKLHFNDAFLVTTTNHPYLGGGIPLLPSASVTNHQIATVIVEKRSIPKLIKLFINLLKDGSHIKDPQFHYLEAKKITIKTYQPEFGQVDGEEIHPRAFELELTVNHFNLLK from the coding sequence ATGAAAATACATCTCTTAGTCAATGAGTCAGCTGGCAATGGCCATGCTAAAAAAATATTCGATCAAACCGTTTTACTCTTAATTGATCAAGATATTGCATTTAGCTTTGAAAAAAGCAACTATGCTGGCGAGTTAATTACATTAGCTGAAGCGTATGGCAACCTAACCCATTCTGATAATGAATATCTGATAGTTATTGGCGGCGATGGCTCACTTAATGAAGTCTTAAACGGCATTAAGCGATCAAGCCAACCCAATTTACCTTTTGCTTATTTACCAGCTGGTACTGGTAACGATTTTGGTCGAGCTGCAAACCTAACTAATCAGCCGAAAACTTTACTCAAGCAATTAAAAAAGCGGCCTACTCCCACCTTAATGGATTGCGGCGCTTTTAAAATAATTAATCGTTCACAGCAGACTTATTATTTTGCCAATAATTTAGGTATTGGGTTTGATGCTTATGTTAATCATTATAGCAACCATTCCAATTTAAAAAAGTTACTTAACACGCTTAAGCAAGGAAAATTAAGCTATATATCCTATATCTTGAAAGCGGTTAGTAAGCAGGATACATTTCAGGTAGATGTTCAAAGTAAGTCGCACAAACTACATTTTAATGATGCTTTTTTAGTAACTACAACTAATCATCCATACTTAGGCGGCGGTATTCCACTACTTCCTAGTGCATCTGTTACTAACCATCAGATCGCTACTGTCATTGTAGAAAAACGCAGTATCCCTAAGTTAATCAAACTGTTTATTAACCTACTCAAAGATGGTTCGCATATTAAAGATCCGCAATTTCATTATCTTGAAGCAAAAAAAATTACTATTAAAACTTATCAACCTGAATTTGGTCAAGTTGATGGTGAAGAAATTCATCCAAGAGCCTTTGAACTTGAGCTAACAGTTAATCACTTTAACTTATTAAAATGA
- a CDS encoding ABC transporter ATP-binding protein has product MTIIFDKVSKTYGKKLILHDINLALSQKSSVIGLVGPNGAGKSTMLRLLSGVLAATSGRISIDQTGQSYANWASKQTTFVVSGERGLRNKLTILENELYFASLKGQNLNKTREKLIQLAEVFNFNNNLSTTFEKLSTGQKKKAAILVAAALQTELILLDEPSNGLDISAQAELVTLIKQLRTKTKKLQVISSHDTHMLAAVADYYIFLQNGTIAQTITHPLAESQLIAMYHELYD; this is encoded by the coding sequence ATGACAATTATCTTTGATAAGGTTAGCAAAACCTATGGCAAAAAGTTGATCTTGCACGACATAAACTTAGCTTTATCTCAAAAGTCTTCTGTAATTGGTCTAGTTGGTCCTAATGGTGCTGGTAAGTCAACGATGCTGCGCTTATTAAGTGGAGTATTGGCAGCAACTAGTGGTAGGATTAGTATTGATCAAACAGGACAAAGTTATGCTAATTGGGCTAGTAAACAAACCACCTTTGTTGTTTCGGGTGAACGCGGACTGCGCAATAAATTGACTATTTTGGAAAATGAATTATATTTTGCTTCATTAAAAGGTCAAAATTTGAATAAAACTCGGGAAAAATTGATTCAGTTAGCCGAAGTTTTTAACTTTAATAATAATTTATCTACTACCTTTGAAAAGTTATCAACTGGACAAAAGAAAAAAGCAGCTATTTTGGTGGCAGCCGCACTGCAGACGGAGCTAATACTGTTAGATGAGCCTTCAAATGGTCTAGATATTTCTGCTCAAGCAGAATTAGTTACTCTTATTAAGCAACTCAGGACTAAGACTAAAAAGCTGCAAGTGATCTCTTCTCATGATACACATATGTTAGCAGCAGTGGCTGATTATTATATATTTTTGCAAAATGGAACTATTGCACAAACAATTACGCATCCGTTAGCTGAGTCGCAATTAATTGCCATGTATCATGAATTGTATGATTAA